One region of Streptomyces sp. CG4 genomic DNA includes:
- a CDS encoding mobile element transfer protein translates to MPARDHFHSVMHIGPVQIGTHRDRHGQTKHAAVCTSDGCGWSADYSSQSAAQLAARTHRCRIR, encoded by the coding sequence ATGCCAGCCCGCGACCACTTCCACTCCGTGATGCACATCGGCCCGGTGCAGATCGGCACGCACCGCGACCGCCATGGCCAGACCAAGCACGCCGCCGTGTGCACCTCCGACGGCTGCGGCTGGTCCGCCGACTACTCCAGCCAGTCCGCCGCGCAGCTCGCCGCCCGCACGCACCGCTGCCGCATCCGCTAG